From a single Aestuariibius sp. HNIBRBA575 genomic region:
- the flaF gene encoding flagellar biosynthesis regulator FlaF: MNAIFQAQQAYAPKNSPFRTGRSAEVQLFGQITNRLRKASQNLPASFPDLVTALHENRRMWHHFAAEVADDDNALPRDLRARLFYLAEFTDHHSRLALKNEADVSLLIEINTSVMRGLNSQEAS; encoded by the coding sequence GTGAACGCCATTTTTCAAGCTCAACAAGCTTATGCGCCAAAAAACTCTCCTTTTCGCACAGGGCGATCAGCAGAAGTTCAACTCTTTGGCCAAATCACCAATCGCTTACGCAAAGCATCACAAAATCTTCCCGCTTCCTTTCCAGACCTTGTGACCGCGTTGCACGAAAACAGACGTATGTGGCACCATTTTGCCGCAGAAGTTGCGGATGATGACAACGCCCTTCCCCGGGATCTGCGCGCTAGGTTATTCTACCTCGCTGAATTCACGGATCATCACTCCAGACTGGCCCTTAAAAACGAAGCAGACGTTTCGCTGCTCATTGAAATCAACACCTCTGTTATGCGTGGTTTGAATTCACAGGAGGCAAGCTAA
- a CDS encoding rod-binding protein, with protein MIVGDSNNGSVNGIVPTTNNDAQLREAALQLEATFLSEMLKSAGLGEASKSFGGGIGEDQFSSFLRQAQAEEMARSGGIGLAESLFNSLKERQNG; from the coding sequence ATGATTGTAGGTGATTCTAATAATGGATCGGTAAACGGCATCGTCCCCACCACGAATAATGACGCCCAATTGCGTGAAGCAGCGCTCCAACTTGAGGCCACTTTTCTTTCAGAAATGCTAAAATCTGCCGGGCTTGGCGAAGCGTCAAAATCATTTGGCGGAGGTATAGGAGAAGATCAATTTTCTTCTTTCTTGCGACAGGCCCAGGCCGAAGAAATGGCAAGAAGTGGCGGTATAGGATTGGCAGAATCCTTGTTCAACTCCCTGAAAGAACGCCAAAATGGATAA
- the flgH gene encoding flagellar basal body L-ring protein FlgH — protein MKKIILFALISVTACARLENVGQEPEFSPPQATQEHTAMMTPGLPLAADTAPITPAAPASLWSGTRGSLLGERRAAIRGDIMTVVIEIDDRAEISNSSARSRAGSEQMSVPSLFGIPQRIDENLPEGASMSAAVGLNSSSSSSGDGSVSRNEKLTLRVAATIVDVLPNGVLSISGSQEVRVNFEMRELLVTGYVRPEDISRQNEITYDKIASARISYGGSGQITDMQQPRYGQQVADIILPF, from the coding sequence TTGAAAAAAATTATCCTTTTCGCCCTTATATCAGTAACGGCATGTGCTCGGTTGGAAAATGTGGGACAAGAACCGGAATTTAGCCCCCCTCAAGCCACGCAAGAACACACCGCAATGATGACGCCTGGCTTGCCACTTGCCGCTGATACGGCCCCCATTACGCCAGCAGCGCCGGCATCACTTTGGTCGGGGACCAGGGGATCATTGCTTGGTGAACGGCGCGCGGCCATTCGCGGTGATATCATGACTGTGGTTATTGAAATCGACGACCGAGCTGAGATTTCTAATTCAAGCGCGCGCTCACGTGCTGGATCTGAACAGATGTCCGTTCCGTCACTGTTTGGCATTCCGCAACGTATTGACGAAAACCTACCAGAAGGCGCCAGTATGAGCGCCGCCGTGGGTTTAAATTCATCAAGCAGTTCCAGCGGGGATGGGTCGGTCAGCCGCAATGAAAAACTAACATTGCGCGTTGCAGCAACCATCGTAGATGTCCTGCCCAATGGCGTTTTATCGATATCAGGCAGCCAAGAGGTTCGCGTGAATTTTGAGATGCGGGAATTGCTGGTCACGGGATATGTCAGACCAGAAGACATCAGCCGCCAAAACGAGATTACTTACGACAAGATCGCCTCAGCGCGGATTTCTTATGGTGGGTCTGGTCAGATTACTGACATGCAACAACCAAGATACGGCCAGCAAGTCGCTGATATCATTTTGCCATTCTAA
- a CDS encoding cytochrome c family protein gives MKTMILVGALLTAASNSIAESHETPLQGDIANGETLFARQCVACHVVVNDAGETLAGRSARTGPNLFGSTLRPIGTVEGYRYGSAILSLGEQGLHWDEEGFVGYIQDPTAWLRDATGDASARGKMSYKVREESDAYDIYAYLHSLDLEPES, from the coding sequence ATGAAAACTATGATTCTGGTTGGGGCGTTGTTAACAGCGGCATCCAACTCTATAGCGGAAAGCCACGAAACGCCATTGCAAGGCGATATTGCAAATGGTGAGACACTTTTTGCGCGCCAATGCGTGGCATGTCATGTGGTTGTGAATGACGCAGGCGAAACGCTTGCTGGGCGCAGTGCGCGCACTGGTCCGAACTTGTTTGGATCGACTTTGCGTCCGATCGGAACGGTTGAAGGATATAGATATGGATCCGCAATTCTCTCTCTGGGCGAGCAAGGATTGCACTGGGACGAAGAAGGGTTTGTTGGCTATATCCAGGATCCGACGGCGTGGCTAAGAGACGCGACCGGCGATGCCAGTGCACGCGGAAAGATGTCATACAAAGTTAGGGAGGAAAGCGATGCTTATGATATTTACGCCTATTTGCATTCGCTTGATCTAGAGCCGGAAAGCTGA
- the flbT gene encoding flagellar biosynthesis repressor FlbT, whose product MSGLVLKLGPKERILVNGAVIENGERRSRLSVLTPNANILRLRDAIRPDEVNTPVRRVCYIAQLVLSGDASEEEAELQLMRGIEQLSLVLTDTDSKLYLDAATQAVQEGEFYRALKQLRALLPREERLLATAPRLS is encoded by the coding sequence ATGTCCGGATTGGTCTTAAAGCTTGGTCCCAAAGAGCGCATTCTTGTGAACGGAGCGGTCATTGAAAATGGAGAGCGGCGATCCCGCCTCTCTGTTTTGACGCCAAACGCAAACATCCTGCGCCTTCGCGACGCAATTCGTCCGGACGAGGTCAACACCCCAGTTCGACGAGTGTGTTACATTGCTCAGCTCGTTTTATCCGGTGACGCCTCAGAAGAAGAAGCTGAGCTGCAACTCATGCGCGGAATAGAACAGCTTAGCTTGGTTCTAACCGACACCGACAGCAAACTATACTTAGACGCTGCGACTCAAGCCGTCCAAGAAGGCGAGTTTTATCGTGCATTAAAACAATTGCGTGCACTTCTTCCGAGAGAGGAACGTTTGCTCGCGACAGCCCCGAGATTGTCATGA
- a CDS encoding FliI/YscN family ATPase, with the protein MTECLFEQTAAAISAHRIVHPVGRVVSASGGRIAVEGLGDRVKLGDRARILSDVSIRSEVIKLIEGRAIVLPEGPVDGVCVGDMVRIDPPAPFRPHMNWIGRVIDPDGNPLDGRALLPGTQKRPLQASPPAPNHRRAMGERLPTGLAVFDTLLPLAKGQRIGLFAGSGVGKSTLLGNFAKGVQADVIVIALVGERGREVRDFVETVLGEEGLARSVVVAATSDRAPQIRRRCAWAAMSVAEFYRDQGLQVLLLVDSVTRFAEAHRELAVAGGEPASLRGYPASTGPAIASLCERAGPGEHNQGDITAVFSVLVAGSDMDEPVADMLRGVLDGHVVLDREIAERGRFPAVDLLRSVSRSLPSVATDTENALISTARSTLGSYDRSELMIQSGLYVSGTDPKVDEAIQIYPQLDAFIGMAQKPNITASFAELRRALHPTSQR; encoded by the coding sequence ATGACAGAATGTCTTTTTGAACAAACCGCAGCTGCAATTAGCGCCCATCGAATTGTCCATCCCGTGGGCAGAGTCGTGAGCGCGTCAGGTGGGCGAATTGCAGTAGAAGGTCTTGGCGACCGCGTAAAACTTGGGGATAGAGCGCGGATTTTATCCGATGTTTCTATTCGATCCGAAGTCATCAAGCTAATTGAAGGGCGTGCGATTGTGCTGCCCGAAGGTCCGGTTGATGGTGTTTGTGTCGGCGACATGGTGCGAATTGACCCGCCCGCTCCGTTTCGACCTCATATGAACTGGATTGGTCGGGTGATTGATCCCGATGGGAATCCTCTTGATGGACGTGCCTTGCTGCCGGGAACACAGAAACGGCCGTTGCAGGCTTCTCCGCCCGCGCCAAATCATAGACGCGCAATGGGGGAACGATTGCCGACCGGGCTCGCAGTGTTTGACACTTTGTTACCTCTTGCGAAAGGACAACGTATCGGTTTGTTCGCAGGTTCAGGTGTGGGGAAATCAACATTGTTGGGAAACTTTGCCAAGGGCGTTCAGGCCGATGTAATTGTAATTGCCCTGGTCGGTGAACGCGGTCGAGAGGTTCGAGATTTTGTTGAAACGGTATTGGGGGAAGAAGGGCTTGCACGGTCGGTCGTGGTGGCGGCAACATCTGATCGCGCGCCTCAAATCCGACGGCGCTGTGCATGGGCGGCAATGTCAGTTGCAGAGTTTTACCGGGATCAGGGCTTACAGGTCTTATTGCTTGTGGATTCAGTAACTCGATTTGCGGAGGCACATCGCGAGCTTGCTGTTGCAGGTGGAGAGCCTGCATCTTTGCGCGGTTATCCGGCGTCAACCGGTCCCGCGATTGCAAGCCTGTGCGAGCGCGCCGGCCCAGGAGAGCATAACCAAGGTGACATAACGGCAGTTTTTAGCGTTTTGGTCGCAGGATCTGACATGGATGAGCCAGTTGCCGACATGTTACGTGGGGTTTTGGACGGGCATGTTGTGCTTGATCGAGAAATTGCAGAACGAGGTCGATTTCCGGCCGTGGATCTACTGCGGTCAGTGTCGCGATCGTTGCCTTCTGTTGCGACAGACACTGAAAACGCACTTATTTCTACTGCTCGTTCCACCTTGGGGTCGTATGATCGTTCTGAATTGATGATCCAGTCTGGATTGTATGTGAGTGGTACAGATCCAAAGGTGGATGAAGCCATTCAAATCTATCCACAGCTGGATGCGTTTATTGGAATGGCACAAAAGCCCAACATTACAGCCAGCTTTGCGGAATTACGCCGTGCGTTGCATCCAACCAGTCAAAGGTAG
- a CDS encoding flagellar hook-basal body complex protein, whose translation MENATYTALTRQSGLMREMSVIANNIANASTTGYRTESVIFSEHVKSLEHNQESISMATASVRNTISIQGSHTLTGGTFDLAIEGDGFFLIDTPQGQRLTRAGHFTPNGEGDLVTPDGYPVLDAGGAPVFIPQGVDNIGIAPDGTLSADGQPVAQVGLVIPNDPTEMTREGGTMFRADAGYEEATDGRMMQGFLEESNVDSVLQITRMIEVQRAYELGQSFLEKEDQRLRSAVEALGRSR comes from the coding sequence ATGGAAAATGCTACATATACCGCGCTGACACGACAATCAGGATTGATGCGTGAAATGTCGGTCATCGCAAATAACATCGCAAACGCTTCTACCACCGGTTATCGAACCGAATCCGTCATTTTTTCTGAGCACGTAAAGTCGCTTGAGCATAATCAAGAATCCATTTCGATGGCGACTGCCTCTGTCAGAAACACAATTTCCATTCAGGGCAGCCACACGCTCACAGGTGGGACCTTTGATCTGGCAATCGAAGGCGATGGTTTCTTTTTGATCGACACCCCCCAAGGGCAGAGATTGACGCGTGCCGGGCATTTCACACCAAATGGTGAGGGTGATTTGGTAACCCCTGATGGTTATCCTGTTCTAGATGCAGGTGGCGCACCGGTTTTTATCCCACAAGGCGTTGATAACATTGGCATCGCACCGGACGGAACCCTAAGTGCAGATGGCCAACCCGTCGCGCAGGTCGGCTTGGTAATACCCAATGATCCAACTGAAATGACGCGCGAAGGCGGCACAATGTTCCGCGCAGATGCCGGATACGAAGAAGCGACCGACGGCAGAATGATGCAGGGATTCTTAGAAGAATCCAATGTGGATTCCGTATTGCAGATCACACGCATGATCGAGGTTCAGCGAGCCTATGAATTAGGTCAGAGCTTCCTTGAAAAAGAAGATCAACGACTTCGCAGCGCCGTCGAAGCGCTTGGTCGGTCTAGGTAA
- a CDS encoding DUF1217 domain-containing protein — MTYQPVVPISGYAGWRFLNRTLDMQKQAFEESSTIVRKSDYFRENITKIKSAEELVGNRRLLEVALGAFGLDDDINNKFYIEKVLSEGTINDDSLANKLSDKRYAAFSEAFGFGNMGGAGRVRFDGFADEILEKYDDRQFELAVGEQDNSMRLALNMPSALDEVLSNSSTIDGQWFSLMGNTPIRTMFETALGFSSSFGSLDIDLQLSNFKERSESVFGTSDLSEFQDSEMQEKLTRLFLVQSEINAIGNLGSNSIALTLLQSAPRYY, encoded by the coding sequence ATGACCTATCAACCCGTTGTTCCCATTTCCGGTTATGCTGGCTGGCGATTCCTAAATAGAACGTTGGATATGCAAAAGCAGGCTTTCGAAGAAAGCAGCACCATTGTCCGAAAAAGCGACTATTTCCGTGAGAACATAACCAAGATCAAGTCCGCAGAGGAGTTGGTTGGGAACCGCCGGTTGCTAGAAGTTGCCCTTGGGGCCTTTGGGCTGGATGACGATATAAACAACAAGTTCTACATCGAGAAAGTTCTTTCTGAAGGAACAATCAACGATGATTCCCTTGCAAATAAGTTGTCCGACAAACGCTATGCTGCGTTTTCAGAAGCGTTTGGATTTGGAAATATGGGGGGGGCAGGTCGCGTACGATTTGACGGCTTCGCCGATGAAATCCTAGAAAAATACGACGACAGACAGTTCGAATTGGCGGTAGGGGAACAAGATAACTCAATGCGGTTAGCACTAAACATGCCATCCGCATTGGACGAAGTTTTGTCCAACTCATCGACGATTGATGGCCAATGGTTTTCATTGATGGGGAACACCCCAATCCGAACGATGTTTGAAACTGCACTTGGTTTTTCAAGTAGCTTTGGGTCATTGGACATTGACCTCCAACTTTCGAACTTCAAAGAACGCTCTGAAAGTGTTTTTGGCACCAGTGACCTTTCTGAATTTCAAGACAGCGAAATGCAGGAAAAACTCACACGCTTGTTTTTGGTGCAGTCAGAAATCAATGCGATTGGCAACTTGGGAAGCAACTCAATCGCATTGACTTTGCTACAGTCTGCACCTCGATATTATTAA
- a CDS encoding flagellar biosynthetic protein FliQ has translation MMNEALFYDTLRQGLWVAVVTSMPILSVALVAGLTVGLFQALTSIQEMTLTFVPKLAAIVAVFWVSMGFMTESLVSFFQDTLIPLIAGG, from the coding sequence CTGATGAATGAAGCGCTTTTTTATGACACTCTTCGTCAAGGTTTGTGGGTTGCGGTGGTCACCTCGATGCCAATTCTTTCCGTGGCTTTGGTCGCGGGTTTGACGGTTGGATTGTTTCAAGCGCTGACTTCAATTCAGGAAATGACACTGACATTCGTTCCGAAACTCGCGGCGATTGTCGCCGTGTTTTGGGTTTCGATGGGGTTCATGACCGAATCCCTAGTGTCCTTTTTTCAAGACACCCTGATCCCACTGATCGCCGGAGGATAG
- the fliE gene encoding flagellar hook-basal body complex protein FliE, with translation MELGALRVAQQYAANRPATSPSEQAAGDSNFGAAASDFMATLRASEQASMDAMTTGSDPHALVQALAQTELAVETVVTVRDKVVEAYQEILRMPI, from the coding sequence ATGGAACTAGGTGCTTTGCGCGTCGCGCAACAATATGCAGCGAACCGACCTGCAACATCCCCAAGCGAACAAGCTGCTGGGGACAGCAACTTTGGCGCAGCCGCCAGCGATTTTATGGCCACATTGCGTGCAAGCGAACAAGCCTCGATGGATGCAATGACGACCGGGTCGGATCCACATGCATTGGTTCAGGCTTTGGCTCAGACAGAGTTGGCTGTTGAAACCGTTGTCACCGTTCGTGACAAAGTCGTTGAGGCCTATCAGGAAATTCTGAGGATGCCTATCTGA
- a CDS encoding FlgB family protein has translation MFKNLEVFRTAMSLAQHAGQNQAVVARNIANADTPGFQAQSVSHFAEIYDAPMQSALRQTRAGHFESTHTNATSFLTNSQSESSPNGNSVSVEEEMLKSVEIQREHSRALAIYRHSLDLMRISIGRK, from the coding sequence ATGTTTAAAAACCTGGAAGTATTCCGGACAGCAATGTCCCTCGCTCAACATGCCGGCCAAAATCAGGCCGTTGTTGCGCGCAACATTGCCAATGCCGACACACCTGGATTTCAGGCGCAATCTGTTTCGCATTTTGCAGAAATATATGATGCGCCCATGCAAAGCGCGTTACGCCAAACACGCGCCGGTCATTTCGAATCCACGCACACAAATGCGACTTCATTTCTTACCAATTCTCAATCTGAATCCTCCCCAAATGGAAACTCAGTTTCCGTTGAGGAAGAGATGCTGAAGTCCGTCGAAATTCAGCGGGAACACAGCCGCGCACTCGCCATTTATCGCCATTCACTAGATCTAATGCGCATTTCCATCGGACGGAAATAG
- the flgA gene encoding flagellar basal body P-ring formation chaperone FlgA encodes MKFVFFLLFAFSSAPAFSETLLASRTIRSQEIIGPEDVVLAAGNYAGGVSDPSLLIGMEARVALYAGRPIRLGDVSTPAVVERNAIITLIYDRAGLVISTEGRALERAAAGDYIRVMNLASRTTITARVEENGSATVSN; translated from the coding sequence ATGAAATTTGTATTTTTCCTTCTTTTTGCCTTCAGCTCTGCGCCTGCATTCTCTGAAACCTTATTGGCGTCACGTACAATTCGTTCGCAAGAGATTATTGGCCCCGAAGATGTTGTTTTGGCGGCCGGAAATTATGCGGGTGGTGTTTCTGATCCTTCGTTACTCATCGGAATGGAGGCGCGCGTTGCACTTTATGCAGGCCGGCCCATTCGCTTGGGCGATGTTTCAACCCCTGCTGTCGTCGAACGAAACGCCATAATCACGCTAATTTATGATCGAGCGGGGCTGGTCATTAGCACCGAAGGGCGGGCCCTCGAACGGGCCGCAGCTGGCGATTACATCCGCGTGATGAACCTAGCATCACGGACAACGATTACGGCGCGGGTCGAAGAAAACGGCAGCGCAACTGTATCAAACTGA
- a CDS encoding flagellar basal body-associated FliL family protein, whose product MKKLLIPLILLIVGVGGGVGAGLFLSPPPEPELAQSDNPCGDVPHVTEQVEHAAAEPSPDPTEEVEGREYARLNNQFVVPVVVDSAVDALVVLSLSIEVPAGGKEAVFAHEPKLRDHFLQVFFEHANQGGFSGAFTSTTNMRILREALRDAAFEIMGDRIVDVLIIDIVRQDV is encoded by the coding sequence ATGAAAAAACTTCTCATTCCATTGATCTTGCTCATCGTCGGAGTAGGGGGCGGAGTCGGGGCAGGATTGTTTCTTTCTCCTCCTCCTGAACCTGAGCTGGCACAATCTGACAACCCCTGCGGAGATGTTCCGCATGTGACCGAGCAAGTGGAACACGCAGCGGCAGAACCAAGTCCCGATCCAACCGAGGAAGTTGAGGGGCGTGAATATGCAAGGCTCAACAACCAATTCGTTGTGCCTGTCGTTGTGGATTCAGCTGTCGATGCGCTCGTTGTTTTGTCTCTTAGTATCGAAGTGCCCGCAGGTGGAAAAGAAGCCGTCTTTGCCCATGAACCCAAACTACGGGATCACTTTCTCCAGGTGTTTTTTGAACATGCCAATCAAGGTGGTTTCAGTGGGGCGTTTACCAGCACAACCAACATGCGCATTCTACGCGAAGCGCTTCGTGACGCCGCATTTGAAATTATGGGGGACCGGATCGTTGATGTTCTAATTATCGACATTGTCCGGCAAGATGTCTGA
- the flgG gene encoding flagellar basal-body rod protein FlgG, producing the protein MRALKIAAAGMTAQQMRVEVISNNLANMNTTGYNARRAEFADLHYQQLTRPGTINSADGTVLPTGVQLGLGVRPTAVSVMLSQGSLAATGGDLDLGIEGQGFLEVTLPDGRSAFTRDGGLKRSADGLIVTSDGYSVSPDITIPSDARSVSINAEGEVYAYFADRVEPELLGQFSLSGFTNPKGLEAIGSNLFLETPASGPSTVSNPGQNGLGLLRQGYLEDSSVDAVKEITDLIEAQRGYELNSKVITASDQMLGSMVQIR; encoded by the coding sequence ATGAGAGCCTTAAAAATTGCCGCCGCGGGCATGACCGCGCAACAAATGCGGGTAGAGGTTATTTCCAACAACCTCGCCAACATGAACACAACCGGATACAACGCCCGGCGCGCCGAATTTGCGGATTTGCATTACCAACAGCTGACACGTCCTGGTACGATTAACTCTGCGGACGGCACCGTTTTGCCAACCGGTGTTCAATTGGGCCTGGGCGTCCGTCCGACAGCGGTATCTGTTATGCTATCACAAGGGTCTCTTGCTGCGACAGGCGGCGATCTCGATCTTGGGATCGAAGGTCAAGGTTTCTTAGAAGTTACCCTACCCGATGGCCGGTCCGCATTCACCAGAGATGGCGGGTTAAAACGATCTGCAGACGGGTTGATAGTGACTTCGGATGGTTACTCGGTATCACCTGACATCACCATTCCCAGCGACGCGCGATCTGTTTCTATCAACGCAGAAGGTGAAGTTTACGCCTATTTCGCAGATCGCGTAGAGCCTGAACTATTGGGTCAATTCAGCCTGTCAGGATTCACCAACCCAAAAGGCCTAGAAGCCATCGGTTCAAATCTCTTTTTAGAAACGCCTGCCTCGGGGCCATCAACGGTTTCCAATCCCGGTCAGAATGGTTTGGGTTTGTTGCGGCAGGGTTATCTCGAAGATAGCTCCGTCGACGCAGTCAAAGAAATCACTGATTTGATTGAGGCTCAGCGGGGATATGAACTGAATTCAAAAGTGATCACAGCATCAGATCAAATGCTCGGATCCATGGTGCAAATCAGATGA
- the flgC gene encoding flagellar basal body rod protein FlgC: protein MTDFSDALGIASSGMRSQSQRLRHVSENIANADTPGYRRKTVSFTEAVEGGRTTGAVRTGRVHLDRTDLPMLFDPSHPMSDDTGHYAGSNVNLLVEIADAREAQRSYEANVKLFDQVRQMSASLMDLLRR, encoded by the coding sequence ATGACAGATTTTTCAGATGCACTTGGAATTGCTTCCAGCGGAATGCGTTCCCAATCACAGCGGTTACGGCATGTTTCAGAAAACATTGCCAATGCAGATACCCCTGGATACCGCCGCAAAACGGTTAGCTTTACCGAAGCGGTAGAGGGTGGGCGCACGACCGGAGCTGTAAGAACTGGCCGCGTTCATCTGGACCGGACAGATTTGCCCATGCTTTTTGATCCCTCACATCCGATGTCAGACGACACCGGTCATTATGCGGGATCAAATGTGAACCTTTTGGTTGAAATCGCCGACGCCCGTGAGGCCCAGCGCAGCTATGAGGCCAATGTAAAATTATTTGATCAGGTGCGGCAAATGTCCGCTTCGCTGATGGATTTACTTCGTCGATAG
- a CDS encoding flagellin, whose protein sequence is MSSILTNNGAMVALQTLKSINNQLGDTQGMISTGKSVASAKDNSAVWAISKVMESDVKGFKAISDSLALGESTVAVASNASETITDLLTQMKGKIVAAQEDNVDRGKINDDVTALKDQINSVVSAAQFNGLNLIDGSQGATIDVLSSLDRDASGTVTASNISVSTQDLSTGGYTAAAVFTGTTGVSTSADVFGMTIDDGSSDSVVIVDPTFAAGDKISLTVGEEEVSYTFTADDVAATTPEDIAAVGLRAALQATGLAIDVDFSSTGTLDITNNTGNDLTISGQFTNAGSGGLGALAAIDVSTALGASAALGSIETLIDTAISASASFGSVQGRIETQSDFISKLTDSLKSGIGSMVDADMEEASARLQALQVQQQLGTQSLSIANQAPQSILSLFR, encoded by the coding sequence ATGTCCAGCATTCTGACCAACAATGGCGCAATGGTCGCGCTGCAAACTCTGAAATCCATCAACAACCAACTGGGTGATACTCAGGGTATGATCTCAACGGGTAAATCCGTTGCATCCGCCAAAGACAACTCCGCGGTTTGGGCGATTTCCAAAGTGATGGAATCTGATGTCAAAGGCTTCAAAGCCATTTCTGACAGCCTTGCACTGGGTGAATCTACGGTTGCTGTTGCCAGCAACGCGTCCGAAACAATCACTGACCTTCTGACGCAGATGAAGGGCAAAATTGTTGCTGCACAAGAAGACAACGTTGATCGCGGTAAAATCAACGATGACGTTACTGCGTTGAAAGATCAGATTAACTCTGTTGTTTCAGCGGCGCAGTTCAACGGTTTGAACCTGATTGATGGGTCTCAAGGTGCAACAATTGATGTTTTGTCCTCTTTGGATCGTGATGCGTCTGGTACTGTAACAGCGTCCAACATCAGTGTGTCCACCCAGGATTTGTCCACAGGTGGTTACACTGCAGCGGCGGTGTTTACCGGTACGACTGGTGTTTCAACCAGCGCTGATGTGTTTGGGATGACAATTGATGACGGTTCAAGCGACTCTGTTGTTATTGTCGACCCCACTTTCGCCGCAGGTGATAAAATTTCTTTGACTGTGGGTGAAGAGGAGGTTTCGTACACCTTCACCGCAGATGACGTTGCAGCTACCACGCCAGAAGATATCGCAGCGGTTGGATTGCGCGCTGCATTGCAAGCGACTGGGCTTGCGATCGATGTGGATTTTAGTTCTACGGGTACATTGGATATCACCAACAACACTGGGAACGACCTTACAATCTCTGGTCAGTTTACCAATGCCGGTTCTGGTGGCCTTGGTGCACTTGCAGCGATTGATGTTTCAACGGCTCTTGGTGCATCCGCTGCGTTGGGGTCCATCGAAACTTTGATTGACACAGCGATTTCTGCATCGGCGTCCTTCGGTTCGGTACAAGGTCGGATTGAAACTCAGTCTGATTTTATCTCCAAACTGACCGATTCTTTGAAATCCGGTATCGGGTCAATGGTAGATGCGGACATGGAAGAAGCTTCAGCCCGTCTGCAGGCTCTTCAGGTCCAACAACAGCTGGGTACCCAGTCGTTGTCGATCGCCAACCAGGCGCCTCAGTCTATCCTGTCGCTCTTCCGTTAA